In a genomic window of Veillonellales bacterium:
- a CDS encoding four helix bundle protein, which produces MAELHGFRDLRVWQDAMKLAVDVVKLADKLPRQELHGLSLQIRRSAVSVPSNIAEGWGRKRDKEFCYFIDIAYGSLCEVETQLELALRCYGMEINDIIIQCNGIQKQLRALRKKIEERVQGKG; this is translated from the coding sequence ATGGCTGAGTTACATGGATTCAGGGACCTTCGTGTGTGGCAGGATGCTATGAAATTAGCAGTCGATGTGGTCAAACTTGCAGACAAACTACCAAGGCAGGAACTGCATGGGCTAAGCTTGCAAATCCGTCGAAGCGCGGTTTCGGTTCCATCCAACATTGCCGAGGGGTGGGGCAGAAAGAGGGATAAAGAATTTTGTTATTTTATTGATATTGCTTATGGAAGTCTGTGTGAAGTAGAGACACAATTAGAATTAGCTTTGCGTTGTTATGGGATGGAAATTAATGATATAATAATCCAGTGTAATGGTATACAAAAACAGCTTCGGGCTTTGCGAAAAAAGATTGAGGAACGAGTACAGGGAAAGGGGTAA